Sequence from the uncultured Draconibacterium sp. genome:
CGGAAGTAAAACTAAAGGTTGTTTGCGGCAAGGGAACTTACATCCGATCGTTGGCCCGCGACATTGGCGAGGCATTAAATTGCGGTGCCTACTTAACCGGATTAATAAGAACAAGAATTGGTGATTATAAACTAGAAGATGCGTTTAAAGTGGATTTTTTTCTGGAAAACTTAAATTTAGATGAAACCAATTGAAAATATCACCGTATAAGGTGATTCTGAATTTAAAAACCAACTGACTGTATTATCTTTGCAGATCGCATAAAAATGACTATTAATAAATAAATTACAATATGAAGTTATCAAAATTCAAGTACAATTTAGAACAGGAAAAGATTGCTTTGCACCCAGCCGATAACCGTGACGAATCAAAATTAATGGTGCTAAACAGAGCAACACGAACAATTGAACACAAATTGTTTAAAGACCTGCTTGATTATTTTGATGATAGAGATGTGATGGTTTTTAACGATACCAAAGTGTTTCCTGCACGTTTGTATGGTAACAAAGAAAAAACCGGAGCAGAAATCGAAGTTTTTCTACTTCGTGAGTTAAACCGCGAGCAGCGCTTGTGGGATGTTTTGGTTGATCCGGCACGTAAAATACGTATTGGGAACAAGCTGTATTTTGGCGACGACGATTTATTGGTTGCCGAAGTAATTGATAACACCACATCGCGCGGTCGTACTTTGCGCTTCTTGTTTGATGGTCCGTACGACGAATTCAAACAAACACTATACAGCCTGGGAGAAACACCGCTTCCAAGATTTATAAACCGCCCGGTACAACCCGAAGATAAAGACCGCTACCAGACTATTTTTGCAAAACACGAAGGCGCCGTTGCAGCACCAACAGCAGGTTTGCACTTTAGCCGCGAGTTGTTAAAACGTTTGGAGATTAAAGGTGTTGATTTTTCGTATGTTACTTTGCATGTTGGTTTAGGAAACTTCCGCAGTGTAGATGTTGAAGACCTTACGAAACACAAAATGGACTCGGAGCAGATTTGGATAAAAAACGAAGCCTGCGAGATGGTAAACAATGCAAAGCAAGAGAAACGTAACGTTTGCGCCGTGGGAACCACGGTAATGCGAACTCTTGAAAGCTCGGTTTCAACACAAGGATTTTTAAAACCATTTGAAGGATGGACCAATAAATTTATTTTCCCTCCGTACGAGTTTAGTGTTGCAAACAGCATGATCACAAACTTCCACCTGCCTTACTCAACATTGCTGATGATGGTAGCCGCATTTGGCGGATACGATTTTGTGATGGAAGCTTATGATGTTGCCACTAAAAACGATTACCGTTTTGGTACTTATGGCGATGCCATGCTGATTATTTGATCGATAACTTACACAACTATATGGAAACCACGGAATTTATTTCGTGGTTTTTTTATTCCAAATCGTAGCACAACAGGTTACCATCTTCATCGCCAACTACCAGGCTCAGCGCACCTCCGTTTTGTAATTTCCCAATTGCAAATTCGCTGTTGCCACTCAACGGAAATCCGTCGTATTGTTTTCCAGCTGCATCAAATAAGTAAATCTCGTTTTCATCAGCATCGGTTGTACCAATCATTTTTTTGGTTGCTGTAAAAGCATACAGATTTACCGCCAACAAGTTATTGTCGAATTCTTCCTCAAAAAGCTTATCCCCATCTTCGTCGAAAACAAACAGCCCGTCTTCGTCAATAAATACAAACTCCGGCTTACCGTCTCCGTTAATGTCATCCACTTCAAACTGGTGATCTGATGAAAATTTACCGGTTTTCTTTTGCGCAAATTTGCCGTCGAAAAACAGGTAGAAAACATCTCCATCGAGGCTAGTGGCAACCATTTTGGGCACTCCTTGTGTATTTAAAACTATTTCGTTTGTGGATGGCGAAAATTTTGCCGATGAATTTACACGTGTTTCTCCCCTTCTGTCCTGGATATAAACCTGGTTTTCGTCGCTAAAAACAATATAATCTTTATTGCTTACCCTGAAAAACTGAATCGGGGCGGTTACCGTTCCGCTGGTTTTATCGAATATCCAACCATTGAGAATTGCCCCGTCGTGGCTGTAAGCATAAACCTTTTTATCCCTGCAAGCCACAAAATAACGGTATTGGTTATTGTTGTTGTAATCAAACACATTTACTCCGTTGGTAGCCGGTGATTTTAAAACAATTGGAAATTTTGCAACGCTGGTTCCGTTTCGGTCGATCAGGTAGATTTTTTCGTTGGTATTAAACAGGTACTGCAATTTGCCATTATTGTAATAATCCACCTGGTGAACCTTTCCCAGAATCTTCCCGCCAACCGGTGCGCTCCAAATAACCTTCCCGTCTGCGTCAATCAAATGAAGCTGATTATTTACATCCTGAACAATTATTTCCTTCTTCGATTTATTTGTATGATTGATTACGATTTGCGGCTTAATGGCCACTTCGGCTCCCAACCTGCACTGCCATTTTGCACGAACATCCTTTTTCGGCTTTTGCTGATAAGCCAGATTCAATGCGTTAAAATAAATGTTATTCTCGCAAACCACCTGCCAGCTAATGGCATTAAATTTCCTAAAAATCTCTTCGTTCTTTTCCAGTCCTTTGTTTATTTCGGAATTAAACAAATCGTGACGAAGTGCATAAAGATTATTTACATTGCCATATACATTCAGGTTAGCCTTGCTCTCGGCCGCCCTGCTAATCGTTTCATAATCGGCATCAGTTCGCAAAGTTTCTCCCGAATCCATATCGTCGAGGTATTTTTCCAGCCCTTTTTCCGAACTGGCAAAAATCAGTTGATCATTGCGAAAGGCGGCAAACCGTGCGTGGACAAAATCAAAAGCCCCGCCCAACCAAATACCCGGCAACGTTGGATAAGGGAATGCGTAAATTCGATAGTTCTGCTCATCAGAAGAAAGAAACGTGCTCACCAAACTTTCGAATTCAATATCTTTTCGTTTGGCATAATTCGTTAACAGACCTTCAAAAAGCTCCTGGCTTTCTTTCCTCGACTGACCATCTAAAATAAAAAGCGAGCCCATTTCTGCTTCTGTTGGAACAGAGGTGATGGCTGCCAGTACCCGGTCTTTCACCAGGCTTCTTAATTTCTCACGACTATCGGTGCGGAAATTCTGTTCCATCATTTTAATTTTCTCTTCCCGGTCGTAATACGCATTGGAGTGCACAAAATAGTTTTCCAGGTTATTAAAAAACAAGTCCCTGTCCGAGAACGAAAATCCAACATAAAACGATGTTGATTTGGGCAACAAACGGTCTGCATTACAACTCACCGCTTCCTGCCCCTGTAAAACCGAAAGAAAATGATTCAACGAATCGTCGGCTGCCGTAATTCCGTTTAGCGTTAACCGATTGTTGTGAAAACTTAAATCGAGCTCACTCCAGCTGGCATAATCTGCTATTTTTAGTACATCGCGTTTTAGGTTGATGCGGTCTGTTTCGCCAAATTCGTTTTCTTGCTTTTTTGTTGTGGAATTCAGAAAATTGGACCAAAGCTCAGGGAAACGCCTGTGGTTAATATACCACGCCACCTCCGATTGATTGGCAACTGTCCGGTTTACTAAATTAAAGTATCGGTTATCGGTAATTCCCGGCGCATTTAATTGCCTGATACATTTCTCCACCAAAATAACTTCGGGGCTAATAATTACCAGGTTTCCGGCCACACTATAACTAAGTTTATTATTTCCTGCCGAATCAAAAACATCAATTATAGCATAGCCGTTATAGTTTCGTTTCTGAAAAGAAGTTCTTGAAATTCCGGTTAGTTTCTCGAGTAACAATTCAAGTCCCTCGCGCTCTTTTGCACTTTTTAAATTACCGATGATTACCGGATGTAATACGTTTTTACCAACAAAATCGAGTGCCAGCACCACGGGCCGTTTACCAAGCTGCTTCTGAATTTCAGGTTCACTTTCAATAACGTTCTGAATGTTCGACACATAGTTTAACAACTTATTAAACTCTGGAATTCCGGCTAACTCCTGCACTACAGGATTATCTGCAGGAATGGCCCTTAATCCATCGGCTTCCAGAAATAATGGCGCCGTTAAAGGTACAGCCTTGTATAACGGTGACTCCCTGGTGAAAGCCACCTCATCTTTTGCAAAGTACAGAAATCCGGCCACTGCCGCGACCAAAACAAGAAGTATGATTATGAGGAACCTTTTCATTTTTCTATCTTTTTGTCAAAAGTAATAATTAGAGAACGCCCGGAGCTACCTTTTTCGTTTATGAAATTAAACATTGAGTGTTAATAAATTAGGGGTAACAAAAAAGGCCGGGTTTCCCCAGCCTTCTCATTATATAGAAGAATCGTTTTTATAATGTCTTCGCTACCTCAACTTCATGGTAAGCTTCAACGTGGTCGCCAACCTTTATGTCGTTGAATTTTTCGATATTCAAACCGCACTCGTAGCCGTTTTTCACTTCTTTCACGTCTTCTTTAAAACGTTTGAGCGAACCTAACAACCCGTCGTAGATTACAATTCCATCGCGAATTACACGAACTTTCGAGTTACGCGTCACTTTTCCATCACGAACGATACAACCGGCAACAGCTCCCACTTTCGTAATTTTAAATACTTCCAGCACCTCAACAGTTCCGGTAATTTCCTCCTTAATTTCTGGAGAAAGCATACCTTCCATCGCTGCCTTGATCTCGTTAATCGCATCGTAAATAATCGAGTACAAACGAATATCGATTTGTTCTCTTTCTGCCATTTTACGGGCATTCAACGACGGACGCACCTGGAAACCAACTACAATAGCCTCTGACGCTGCAGCCAGCGAAATATCAGATTCGGAGATCTGACCAACTGCTTTATGAATGATATTGATTTGAATTTCTTCAGTTGATAACTTAATCAATGAATCAGCCAGTGCTTCGATAGATCCATCAACGTCACCTTTAACAATCAGGTTCAACTCCTGGAAGTTACCAATTGCTATACGACGGCCAATCTCATCAAGTGTAATGTGTTTCTGCGTACGCAATCCCTGCTCGCGGGCCAGCTGCTCGCGCTTATTGGTAATGCTACGTGCTTCACGCTCGCTTTCCATTACATTGAACTTGTCACCAGCTTGCGGTGCACCGTTCAATCCAAGAATAATTGCAGGCTGCGCAGGTCCAACATCCTTAATGTTTTGGTTACGCTCGTTGAACATTGCTTTTACGTGACCGTAATACTGACCGGCAATAATAATATCGCCAACATGAAGTGTTCCGCTTTGAACCAATAACGTTGAAACGTAACCTCTACCGCGGTCAAGCTCCGATTCAATAATTGTTCCCTGCGCCTTTTTGTCGGCATTTGCTTTCAACTCAAGCATTTCTGCTTCAAGCAATACTTTTTCAAGAAGTTCTTCGATACCAATTCCGTTTTTGGCTGAAATATCGTGCGACTGGTATTTACCACCCCACTCTTCAACCAGGTAATTCATATTAGCCAGTTCTTCTTTTATCTTTTCCGGATTTGCGCCCGGTTTATCGATCTTGTTAATTGCAAAAACAATTGGTACTCCCGCAGCTGATGCGTGATTGATCGCCTCAATGGTTTGTGGCATCACATTGTCGTCGGCAGCTACAATAATAATTGCAATATCGGTTACCTGTGCACCACGCGCACGCATAGCGGTAAACGCCTCGTGACCAGGAGTATCAAGGAAAGTAATAATTCTGCCATCTTCCAGACTTACGTGATAGGCTCCAATGTGCTGGGTAATACCACCGGCCTCACCGGCAATTACGTTTGTACTACGGATATGGTCGAGCAGCGATGTTTTACCGTGGTCAACGTGTCCCATAACAGTTACAATTGGCGGACGAGGTTTTAAATCTTCCGGATTGTCTTCTTCTTCCTCAATAGCTTCTGCAATTTCAACACTAACAAACTCTACTTTGTAACCAAATTCCTCGGCAACAACAGCAAGAGTTTCAGCATCGAGACGCTGGTTGATAGAAACAAACAAACCTAACGACATACATGACGAAATAATTTCGTTTACACCAACGTCCATCATGGTTGCCAGTTCGGCAACGGTAACAAACTCTGTTACTTTCAGGATGTTTTGATCCAGCATTTGCTGTTCCATGTCTGCCTGCATTCTTTCGCTGGCAGCGGCACGTTTGTCGCGACGGTGTTTTGCACCTTTTTTGGTTTTGCCCTTTGTTGTTAAACGGGCAAGCGTATCTTTAATTTGCTTTTGTACGTCCTCTTCGTTAACCTCTTTTTTAAGGGGTCGTTTTTTCTTTCCTGGCACTTGTTTGTTTGCCTGGAATTTTCCTCTCGGACGATCGCCTGGTTTTTGCGGCTGTTGTTGTCTGTCAACGCTAACTTTTCCGTTATCTTTCGTAATACGCTTTCTGCGTTTTTTCCTGTTAGCCTGATCGCCTCCGTCTTGTTTCTTTTCAGGTAAATCGATTTTCCCAAGAATGGTAGGGCCATTCAGCTTGTTAGCCTTAGCTTTTATAACGGTTGGGCCTTCGCCCTTTTCTCTATCTTGCCCCTGGCG
This genomic interval carries:
- the queA gene encoding tRNA preQ1(34) S-adenosylmethionine ribosyltransferase-isomerase QueA is translated as MKLSKFKYNLEQEKIALHPADNRDESKLMVLNRATRTIEHKLFKDLLDYFDDRDVMVFNDTKVFPARLYGNKEKTGAEIEVFLLRELNREQRLWDVLVDPARKIRIGNKLYFGDDDLLVAEVIDNTTSRGRTLRFLFDGPYDEFKQTLYSLGETPLPRFINRPVQPEDKDRYQTIFAKHEGAVAAPTAGLHFSRELLKRLEIKGVDFSYVTLHVGLGNFRSVDVEDLTKHKMDSEQIWIKNEACEMVNNAKQEKRNVCAVGTTVMRTLESSVSTQGFLKPFEGWTNKFIFPPYEFSVANSMITNFHLPYSTLLMMVAAFGGYDFVMEAYDVATKNDYRFGTYGDAMLII
- the infB gene encoding translation initiation factor IF-2, giving the protein MVAGKTTRLSKLARQFNVGIHTIVEFLHKKGYEIDSNPNTKVAEDAVQLLEKEYKIDITIKKESEKMNLKSQRPKKEVISMEPEAEDQEKKEPKLEEPAAEKKVEEKPAEEVIKKPEVKVKVLDKIDLDEVNKPKKKVEKPVEEKPVEVKAEVKAEEKQPEKEVPAKEVAAKEVPAKEEVKEAPAAEIKQEAAPKAEKKEAAPKAEITPKEKVEDVIRATTPKSDDKIKVVGKIDLSNMNQKTRPAKKSKEEREKERQERKKQQIAEQRQGQDREKGEGPTVIKAKANKLNGPTILGKIDLPEKKQDGGDQANRKKRRKRITKDNGKVSVDRQQQPQKPGDRPRGKFQANKQVPGKKKRPLKKEVNEEDVQKQIKDTLARLTTKGKTKKGAKHRRDKRAAASERMQADMEQQMLDQNILKVTEFVTVAELATMMDVGVNEIISSCMSLGLFVSINQRLDAETLAVVAEEFGYKVEFVSVEIAEAIEEEEDNPEDLKPRPPIVTVMGHVDHGKTSLLDHIRSTNVIAGEAGGITQHIGAYHVSLEDGRIITFLDTPGHEAFTAMRARGAQVTDIAIIIVAADDNVMPQTIEAINHASAAGVPIVFAINKIDKPGANPEKIKEELANMNYLVEEWGGKYQSHDISAKNGIGIEELLEKVLLEAEMLELKANADKKAQGTIIESELDRGRGYVSTLLVQSGTLHVGDIIIAGQYYGHVKAMFNERNQNIKDVGPAQPAIILGLNGAPQAGDKFNVMESEREARSITNKREQLAREQGLRTQKHITLDEIGRRIAIGNFQELNLIVKGDVDGSIEALADSLIKLSTEEIQINIIHKAVGQISESDISLAAASEAIVVGFQVRPSLNARKMAEREQIDIRLYSIIYDAINEIKAAMEGMLSPEIKEEITGTVEVLEVFKITKVGAVAGCIVRDGKVTRNSKVRVIRDGIVIYDGLLGSLKRFKEDVKEVKNGYECGLNIEKFNDIKVGDHVEAYHEVEVAKTL